A DNA window from Vigna unguiculata cultivar IT97K-499-35 chromosome 10, ASM411807v1, whole genome shotgun sequence contains the following coding sequences:
- the LOC114165254 gene encoding uncharacterized protein LOC114165254, with protein sequence MKHHPVKFNGKVSPDATDQWLKDLERIFDAKTCSTENRLAFTMYMLTGEAEHWWISTKSIMDERSEPVTWETFRGKFLSEYFLDSVRYAKEVEFLQLTQGGKTVMDYAEKFKHLSHFYTLPLDEEWRCWKFENGLRGDIRLMEGHFGKDCPNLVRVATSPPVQTPYQHQRRDRGNRPQATSKVYAMSGAEATVSSNLVMGSCIIANTSCCVLYDSRATHSFVSDACVKRLGLPVCELVVSTPASGLVRSSSLYARCPVEVEGRRYKVNLICLPLKELEVILGMDWLSANRILIDCREKKLLFPNTVEPELLSSHGVRKELEGGAQCFMIFTHLEVERGEVTSVIPVVHEFEDVFPDEMSGLPPNRVVEFSIDLVPGSGPVLMACITWL encoded by the exons ATGAAGCACCACCCAGTGAAGTTTAATGGGAAGGTTAGCCCTGACGCAACAGACCAGTGGCTGAAGGATTTGGAGAGGATCTTTGATGCAAAAACATGCTCAACGGAGAACAGGTTGGCCTTCACAATGTACATGCTCACCGGAGAGGCTGAGCACTGGTGGATTAGTACAAAATCCATCATGGACGAGAGAAGTGAGCCGGTGACGTGGGAGACCTTTAGGGGGAAATTCCTCTCGGAATATTTCCTAGACAGTGTTCGgtatgccaaggaggtggaattcctccagctgacccagggagggaagacagTGATGGActatgctgagaagttcaagcatCTCAGCCACTTCTATACCTTGccgctcgatgaggagtggagatgctGGAAATTTGAGAACGGCCTCAGGGGggatattcgcttgatg gaaggccactttgggaaggattgtcCCAACCTTGTTAGGGTAGCAACAAgccctccagttcagactccCTACCAGCATCAGAGGAgggacagaggcaacaggcctcaagCGACCAGCAAGGTGTATGCTATGTCAGGAGCTGAGGCAACTGTTTCAAGTAACTTAGTTATGGGTAGTTGCATAATAGCTAATACTTCTTgctgtgtgttgtatgattctaGAGCGACACACTCATTTGTGTCAGATGCTTGTGTGAAACGTctgggtctgccggtgtgtgaGCTGGTGGTATCTACTCCGGCGTCAGGTTTGGTCAGGTCGTCGTCCTTATATGCTAGGTGTCCGGTGGAGGTGGAGGGACGTAGGTACAAAGTGAACCTAATCTGCCTGCCCCTAAAAGAGTTGGAGgtaatcttagggatggattggctctctgccaatcgcattcttatAGATTGTCGAGAGAAGAAGCTGTTGTTCCCCAACACAGTGGAACCCGAGCTGTTATCATCTCACGGAGTCAGGAAGGAGCTAGAAGGTGGTGCGCagtgtttcatgatcttcacCCATCTAGAGGTGGAGAGAGGAGAGGTGACGTCGGTGATACCGGTTGTACATGAATTTGAAGATGTGTTTCCAGATGAAATGTCAGGGTTGCCTCCTAATAGAgtggtggagttctctattgacttAGTACCTGGATCTGGTCCAGTGTTGATGGCCTGTATCACATGGCTCTAG